One Malus domestica chromosome 11, GDT2T_hap1 genomic region harbors:
- the LOC103448668 gene encoding 3-deoxy-manno-octulosonate cytidylyltransferase, mitochondrial produces the protein MSTCSSSSSSGSWNSTKAWIVHGIVAGVAVAVAIGARVYLGPTKKFRSRVVGIIPARFASSRFQGKPLVQILGKPMIQRTWERAKLASTLDRVVVATDDERIQECCHSFGADVVMTSESCRNGTERCSEAIEKLEKNYDIVVNIQGDEPLIEPEIIDGIVKALQEAPDAVFSTAVTSLKFEDALDPNRVKCVVDNSGYAIYFSRGLIPFNKSGKANPQFPYLLHLGIQSYDTKFLKIYPELQPTPLQLEEDLEQLKVLENGYKMKVIKVDHEAHGVDAPEDVEKIESLMRERNLS, from the exons ATGTCGACGTGCTCGTCGTCGTCCTCCTCTGGATCTTGGAACAGCACCAAGGCATGGATCGTCCACGGAATCGTCGCCGGAGTTGCGGTTGCGGTGGCAATTGGGGCCCGGGTCTACTTGGGTCCGACTAAGAAGTTCCGGAGCCGGGTCGTCGGCATCATACCTGCCCGCTTTGCTTCTTCTCGTTTCCAGGGCAAGCCCCTCGTTCAGATCCTCGGAAAACCCATGATCCAG AGAACATGGGAAAGAGCAAAACTTGCAAGTACACTGGATCGTGTTG TTGTGGCGACAGATGACGAGAGGATTCAAGAATGTTGTCACAGTTTTGGAGCTGATGTCGTAATGACCTCAGAATCCTGCCGGAACG GTACCGAGCGTTGCTCTGAAGCAATTGAGAAGCTCGAGAAGAATTATGATATAGTTGTCAATATTCAAGGGGATGAGCCTCTTATTGAACCTGAGATAATAGACGGAATTGTTAAAGCTTTGCAG GAAGCTCCAGATGCAGTGTTTAGTACTGCAGTCACGTCATTAAAATTTGAAGATGCATTGGATCCAAATCGAGTGAAATGTGTGGTGGATAATAGTGGTTATGCCATCTATTTTTCAAGGGGGCTGATTCCATTTAACAA GTCAGGAAAGGCGAATCCACAGTTTCCCTATTTGCTTCATCTAGGAATTCAG AGCTACGATACAAAGTTTCTAAAGATATATCCAGAACTTCAACCTACTCCTTTGCAACTAGAAGAGGATCTGGAGCAGCTTAAGGTCCTTGAAAATGGGTATAAGATGAAG GTGATTAAAGTTGACCATGAGGCTCACGGTGTTGACGCCCCTGAAGATGTTGAGAAGATTGAATCTCTAATGCGCGAAAGGAACTTGTCTTAG
- the LOC103448669 gene encoding uncharacterized protein, giving the protein MEKALKLKEKQSQGQRQAMQIFQKQQQREPQDQIKLAATAITLNVRLRSSDMPAHMQNHALRYTRSLIDSPLQPTPNPKTRPNPTHLARALKKEFDSVYGPAWHCVVGTSFGSFVTHSAGGFVYFSVDDSLSVLLFKTEVQLVTEPQPPQEAKPSTLSPC; this is encoded by the exons ATGGAAAAAGCTCTGAAACTCAAAGAGAAGCAAAGCCAAGGCCAACGCCAAGCCATGCAAATATTCCAGAAACAACAACAGCGAGAACCACAAGACCAGATCAAGCTAGCTGCCACTGCCATCACCCTCAACGTACGCTTGAGATCATCCGACATGCCAGCCCACATGCAGAACCATGCTCTCCGCTACACCAGATCACTCATCGACTCACCACTACAGCCAACACCAAACCCCAAAACTCGTCCCAACCCAACTCACCTTGCTCGAGCTCTCAAAAAG GAGTTTGACTCGGTGTATGGACCGGCGTGGCACTGCGTGGTGGGGACGAGTTTTGGATCGTTCGTGACTCACTCAGCCGGTGGGTTCGTGTATTTCTCTGTCGACGACTCGCTGTCGGTGCTTCTCTTCAAAACGGAGGTCCAGTTGGTCACGGAACCACAACCACCACAAGAAGCAAAGCCTTCAACTTTGAGTCCTTGTTGA